CGCGCCGGTTTCCTCACCGGGCGCAGCGCAGGACTGAGCTACGAACGATCGGCTCAACTGGCGTCGCTGGTCGCCGTTCTCGTGTTCGAGGCGCCGGGGCCGCAGGAGTGGAGCTGGGACCGCGAGGAGGCCGTACAGCGGCTGACCGATGCCTACGGCACCGAGGCAGGCGCGGAAATCGCCAACGCGCTCAAGTGATTACAGCTGCACCGGATACGTCGGCTCGCTGATCCGTGGGGTCACGCTGCGCTCGACGAAGATCGCGTGCCACAGCATGAAGATCAGCACCGTCCACAGCCGTCGGCTGTGATCGCTTACGCCGCTTCGGTGTTCGTCGAGCATTCTGGTGACGGCGGGGAGATCGATCAGCTCGTCGGCCTGTGAATCGGCGACCGTCCGGTACGCCCAGTCCTGGAGTTCGCCGGCCTGCAGCCAGTGCCGGATCGGGACGGGGAAGCCCAGCTTCGGCCGGTTGAGCACATGCGCGGGCACGATGGGCTCCAGTGCGCGGCGCAGTGCGAACTTCGTCGTGGTCCTGGTGATCTTCTGGTCCAGCGGCAGACGTGACGCGACGGCGAAGACCTCGGGATCCAGGAACGGCACGCGCAGCTCGAGCGAGTTGGCCATCGTCATCTTGTCGGCCTTGACCAGGATGTCGCCGCGCAGCCAGGTGAACAGGTCGATGTGCTGCATGCGGGCCACCGGATCCCAGCCCTGGGACGCGGCGTAGACCGGCGCGGTGACGTCGGTGTGGGTCCATTCGGCCCGGAAGCCGGGCAGTACCGCGCGCAGCTGCTCATCGGAGAAGCTGCGCGCATTGCCGTAGTAGCGCTCCTCGAGCGTCAGCGATCCCCGGTGCAGCAGGCTCTTGCCGCGCATACCTTCGGGCAGCGGTCGGGACGCCCGACCCAGGGAACGCCGCACCGGCCGCGGCAAGTAGTCAAACGGGCGCAGGGACAACGGTTCCCGGTAGATCGTGTAGCCGCCGAAGAGTTCGTCGGCGCCCTCGCCGGAGAGCACCACCTTGACGTGCTTACGGGCCTCGCGGGCAATGAAGAACAGCGGGACCAGCGCCGGGTCGGCGACGGGTTCGTCGAGATACCAGACGATTTCGGGCAGCGCATCGACGAACTCCGCCTGGCTGACCACCTTCGTCACATGCCGTGCGCCGATGGCTTCGGCCGACGCGACGGCGACGTCGACCTCGGAGTAGCCCTCGCGTTCGAAGCCGGTGGTGAAGGTGATCAACCGCGGGTTGTGCCGCATGGCGAGCGCCGCGATCGCGGTCGAGTCGATGCCGCCGGACAGGAACGCGCCAACGGTGACGTCGGCGCGCATGTGCTTGGCCACCGAGTCCTCCAACACCGCGGTGATCTCGTCGTAGCGGGCGCGTTCACCGTCGGCGTCCGAACGGGCGGGAAACGGCACAGCGGCGAACCGCGGCGTGAAATACCGCGTCACCTCGGGCGGTTTCCCGGGCCGCACCCGCGCGTAGCTGCCCGACTCGAGCCTGCGCACACCGCGGTGCAGGGTTTCCGGTTCGGGCACGTACTGCAGCACCGTGTAGTGCTGCACCGCGCGTTCGTCGATGCCGAGGTCGATCCCGACGATCCCCGCGAGATCCAGCAGGCACTTCTTCTCGCTGCCGAAGACGGTGCCGCCGGGCCCGGTGGCCATGTAGAGCGGCTTGATGCCGAACGGGTCACGGGCGCAGAACAATTCACCTTCGACCGTGTCCCACAGCGCGAACGCGAACATGCCGCGCAGGCGGGTGAGTGCCTCGGTGCCCCAGTAGTGGTAGGCGGCGACGATCGCCTCGCCGTCGCCGTCGGTCGCGAACTCGGCGCCGTGGTCGACGCGCAGTTGCTCTCGCAGTTCGAGGTAGTTGTAGACCTCGCCGTTGAACACCAGGGCGTAGCGGTCGGGGGACTCCGGCGGGCCCCAGCGCAGCGGCTGGTGGCTGTGCGCGATGTCGATGATCGACAGCCGGTTGAACCCCAGCACCGTGGTCGGGCGCACCGTGTCGTCCGCCCACGCACCCGGTTCATCGGGTCCGCGGTGGCGCATCAGGTGCGACGCGCCCGACACCGCCGCTACGAGATCCGTGGAATTCTCAGCGGACGGGTCGGTAACCAGAGCCAGCAGTCCGCACACCGCGCCAGTATGCCTAATTGGTCGCGAAGGGCAGGAACGCCCGTATGTGGGAGTGTGTCGCGACCTGCGTCCGGGGGTGGTCTACGCTGCGTAGTATTCGGCTTTCTGTTCCGACTTCTAGGAGGCGCCAGCGTGACACCTCGCGGTGTGAAGGTGGTGGCGTTATCAGTCGTACTCGGCAGCATGACGGTGCTGCTCAGCGGGTGTGACTGGTCCGAGGTTCTGGGCCTGGGCTGGCCCCGCGGCATCACCCCGGAGGCGCATCTAAACCGTGAGCTGTGGATCGGCTCGGTGATCGCCTCGCTGGTGGTCGGTGCGATCGTGTGGGGCCTGATCTTCTGGACCTCGGCGTTCCACCGCCACAAGAAGGGCGATACGGAGCTGCCGCGCCAGTTCGGCTACAACATGCCGCTGGAGCTGGTCCTCACGGTCGTGCCGTTCCTGATCATCTCCGTGCTCTTCTACTTCACCGTCGTGGTGCAGGAGAAGATGCTGCACAAGGAGCCCAACCCCGAGGTGACCATCGACGTCACCGCCTTCCAGTGGAACTGGAAATTCGGCTACCAAAGCGTGAACTACGCCGACGGCACGTTCAGCTACGAGGGCGCCGACCCCGAGCGCAAGGAAGCTGTGGCATCCGGGCCGGAGGGCGTCGAGGGTGAGCACGGCGGCGAGTTCGGCGCCATCGCGGGCAAGAACCCCGAGGACCGCTCCTACCTGAACTTCGACAAGGTCGAGACACTCGGCACGTCCACCGAGATCCCGGTCCTGGTCGTGCCGTCCGGTAAGCGCATCGAATTCCAGATCGCCTCGGCCGACGTCATTCACGGCTTCTGGGTGCCGGAGTTCCTGTTCAAGCGCGACGTGCTGCCGAACCCGGAACCGAACAACTCCGACAACGTGTTCCAGATCACCGAGATCAACCAGAACGGCGCGTTCGTCGGCCGGTGCACGGAGATGTGTGGCACCTACCACTCGATGATGAACTTCGAGCTTCGGGTGGTGTCGCCCAACGACTTCAAGGCGTACCTGGAGCAGCGCATGGACGGCAAGACCAACGCCGAGGCACTGCAGGCCATCAACCAGCCGCCCCTGGCTATCACCACGAAGCCGTTCGACACCCGCCGCGGCGAGCAGGCACCCCAGGTAACGCAGGCCAGCAAGTAGGGACACCACATGCATATCGAAGCCAGGTTGTTCGAGTTCCTGACCGCCTTCTTCATCCTGTCGGCGGTGGTCTACGCCGTGCTGACGCAGATGTTCCAGTACGGCGGCGTGGAGTGGGCCGGTACCACGGCACTGGTCCTCACCGCCGGTCTGACGTTGATCACCGGCACGTTCTTCCGGTTCGTGGCCCGACGCCTGGACACCCGGCCCGAGGACTACGAGGACGCCGAGATCAGTGACGGCGCCGGCGAGCTGGGCTTTTTCAGCCCGCACAGCTGGTGGCCTATCTTCATCGCGCTCTCGGCCTCCGTCACCGCCGTCGGGACCGCCCTCTGGCTCCCGTGGCTCATCGTGGCCGGCGTCTGCTTCGTCCTGACGACGGTCGGCGGCCTGGTGTTCGAGTACTACACCGGACCCGAGAAGCACTGACGCCTGCCCTTGGCGACACCGCCGAGCAGAAGGTCACAATAGGGGCACTACTTCGTTCGCAACACGTGCGCCGATATTCATCCGGACCAGGTGTTTAGGTAGTGTTGCCGGGGCATGGAGTCAAGAAGGATAGGCGTAGATGAGCGGGCCGAACCCCCCGGGCCCTGAAGGGGCCGATCTGCCGGGTCAGGAGCCGGGCGGCAGTCCCGGTGGGTTGGAGAGCAGCGAACCCTCCACCTTCTCGCAGGCCTACTCGGCACCGGAATCGGAACACTTCACCAGCGGACCCTATGTGCCCGCCGATGCCAGCCTGTACGACTACGACAACTACGACCGCGACAACTACGTCCAGCCCGAGCCGCCGCGGTGGCCCTGGGTGGTCGGCGTGGTGGCCATCATCGCCGCCATCGCGCTGGTGGTCTCCGTCTCGGTCCTGGTGACCCGCACGGACACCAGCAACCTGGCGAAGCCGGACACCACGACCAGCACCCCGCCTCCGCCACCGGTGCAGGACGAGATCACCACGACGACTCCGCCGCCGCCCCCACCGCCACCGACCACGGAGGAGCCGCCCCCGCCGCCACCGGAGACCGTGACGGTCACCGAGGAGCCGGAGCCGCCGCCACCACCATCACCGACCGAGGCGCCGCCTCCGCCGCCGGAGACCCCGCCGCCGCCCCCGCCGACCACGACGCGCGCGGGACCGCGGCAGGTGACCTACTCGGTGACCGGGACGAAGGCGCCCGGGGACATCATCACGGTCACCTACATCGATGCGTCGGGCCGCAGCCGGACCCAGCGCAACGTCTACATCCCGTGGTCGCTGACCGTGACGCCCATCTCGCAGTCCGAGGTGGGTTCGGTGCAGGCGTCGAGCCTGTTCCTGGTGAGCAGACTGAACTGCTCGATCACCACCAGCGATGGCACCGTGCTGTCCTCCAACACCAACAACTCCGCACAGACGGCCTGCTAAATGCCCTACGGCACCGATACTTTGGGGGGACTGAGCGTGCGCCCTGGCCTGGATCCCGGCGAGCTCGATCGCACCGACCGCATCCTGCTGGGCGCCTGCGCGGCGATCTGGCTGGCAGCGCTGGGCGCCATGGCCGCCGCCATCGTGGCCCTGGTCGACCTGGGCACCGCCCATCAGGAATCCTCCGGTGAAGCGGGCACACCGTGGTTGCTGTACATCGTCATCGCGGTCTCGGCCGCGGTGATCATCGGCGCAGTGCCGCTTCTGATTCGGGCCCGCCGCGAGGCCATGGCCGATGCCGAATCACCCGCGCGCCCCGTACCACGCCAAGCGCCGGGCCGATGGCAGGAGAGCGGCCACGGTGACCAGCTGCCCACCGAGAAGTTGCGGATTTCGGACACGACGTCGGGCCGCATCCACTCGGGCCCGGGCTATGCAGCAGCGGTCACGCACAGCACGTCACTGCCCGCCCCGCTGGTGGCGGCCATCGACCAGGTGTGGCTGCGCTGCGCCGTGTTGATCGCGTGCGCGATCGGTATCGCCATGGTTGCGATCGGTGTGGCGACCTATCTGTTGGCCGTCGAGAGCGACACGGCCGCGTGGGTGTTCTTTGTGCTCACGGGACTCGTCACGGTGGCAATGCCGGCGATTCCGTGGTTCTACCTACGCGAGTTGCGCACCCTGCTGGAAGGCGAGGAGAGCCTCTAAGGCTGGCCCCGCGTGGGGTCATGGTGGAGGACCGCCTTACGGCGCGATGTGAGCGGACTGAGCGACCCGCAGACCGTTGTGAGTACGCCGCCCTCAGCTCAGTGACACCGTGGCTTGGCTACCCGCGGGCGTAACCCGGTGTGCGGCAAGGTGAGACGAGTCCAGGGGACTCAGAGGAAGCGCGTGCGCGTAAGCCGGAGCCGCCCCGCGGGGGCGGCGTCCGGTTTCGCTCTAGTGATGCCCGTTCGTCTCGCCGTTTGTGGAGACGGTGCGGTCCTGGTGCTCGCGCAGCGCGGTGAGCGCCTTGCGTTCCGCGGAGTGCGCGGCCTCGGCGAGCGCCTCGTGCTCCGACATCGGGTCGGCGCTGAGGAAGCTGCCCGAGCCGGGAGCGCCTGCGGAACCGAGCTTGTTCATCCGCTTGGGCACCGGTGCACCCTGGTATTCCAACGGAATCGGGTGACCGTGCTCGTCGACCGGGCCGAGCGGCTGGTGCAGCTCGATGTAGGCACCGTGCGGCAGCCGCTTGATGATGCCGGTCTCGATGCCGTGCTCGAGCACCGCGCGGTCGCTGCGCTGCAGTCCGACGGCCCACCGGTAGGCGATGTAGTAGACGATCGCCGGCAGCACCACCATGCCGATGCGCCCGATCCATGTCGTCGCGTTGAGCGAGATGTGGAACTTCAGGGCAATGACGTCGTTCATGGCGGACAGCGTCAGCACCAGGTAGAACGCGATCGCCATGGCGCCGATTGCGGTGCGCACCGGTGCATCTCGCGGACGCTGCAACAGATTGTGGTGCGCGTCGTCGCCGGTGAACTTCTTCTCCAGCCACGGCCAGAGCGGCAGCAGCATGAAGACCAGGCCCATGATCAGCGCCACCCACACAGGGGCAGGCACGGTGTGGCCGAGGAAGTACAACTCCCAGGCCGGGAAGATACGCGCCAGGCCTTCCGTCCACATCATGTAGAAGTCGGGCTGGCTGCCTGCCGACACGTGTGACGGCTTGTACGGCCCCAGTTGCCAGATCGGGTTGATCTGCAGCAGACCGCCCATCAGGCCGAGGATGCCGGTGGTCATCGCGAAGAACGCGCCCGACTTGACGGCGAACACCGGCATGACCCGCACACCGACGACGTTGGTCTCGGTGCGACCGGGGCCGGGGAACTGGGTGTGCTTCTGGAACCACACCAGCGCGAGATGAATACCGATGAGCGCCAGGATGATTCCTGGAATCAACAGGATGTGAAGCGAGTACATGCGGGGGAGCCAGTAGCCGTCCTGGGCGCACTGGTATCCCACGCCGCCGCACGGGAAGTCGCCGCCGAACAGCGCCCAGTGCAGCCACGTGCCGATGACCGGCATACCGAGCGTGATGGAGCTCATGGCGGCCCGCAGGCCGATACCCGAGAGCAGGTCGTCGGGCAGCGAGTAGCCGAAGTAGCCCTCGAACATCGCCAGGATCAGCAGCAGGGAGCCGATGACCCAGTTGGCCTCGCGGGGACGGCGGAACGCGCCCGTGAAGAAGATGCGGGCCAGGTGCACCATGATCGACGCGGCGAACAGCAGCGCCGCCCAGTGGTGAACCTGGCGGACGAACAGGCCGCCGCGCACCTCGAAGCTGATGTCGAGGGTGGACGCGTACGCCTTGGACATCTCGATGCCACGCAGCGGCTGATAGACGCCGTCGTAGACGATCTCGGCCATCGACGGGTCGAAGAACAGGCTCAGGTACACGCCGGTGATCAGCAGCACGATGAAGCTGTACAGCGCGATTTCACCCAGCAGGAACGACCAGTGGGTGGGGAACACCTTGTTCAGCTGTCGGCGCACCGCCGCCGAGGGGTGGTAACGCGAATCGATTGCGTCACCCTGCGCGGCCGCAATCTCGGCCGGGCTCGGGGGTTTTGGCAGTTTCGGACTCAATTTGTTTGCTCCCAGAATGCCGGGCCGACGGGCTGGATGAAGTCGCCGTTGGCGACCAGGTATCCATCCTTATCAATGGTGATGGGCAACTGCGCCAGCGCGCGCGCAGCCGGACCGAATATGGGTTTCGCAAAATGCAGCGCATCGAACTGCGACTGGTGGCACGGGCAGAGGATGCGGTAGGTCTGCTGCTCGTAGAGCGACGACGGGCAACCAAGGTGCGAGCACACCTTGGTGTACGCGAACAGGTCACCGAAGTTGAAGCTCTCCTGGTTCTTCCGCTTCACGACCCTGTGCATGTCGGTCGGCCTGATGCGGATCAGCATGACGGGGTTACGCACACCCATCGTGATCTCGGAGAGCCTGTGGTGTGACTCGACGGTCGTGCCGTCGCCGTCGGATTCCCGCCACGGGAAGACGGTTTCCATGCCGCCGGCGTCGATGTCCTCGGGGCGCATCTTGGTGTAGGTGCCGTTGCCGGTCGCCCGGGCGAGATAGATGGTCTCGCCGGGATAGCGCGGAGTCCATCCGGAGGTCCACAGCACGGCCTTCTTGCCGTCGGCGGTCTGTACGACCGGCTTCCACGGATTCTTGATGAACCCACCGGCGAACGCCACCAGCGTGCCGAGGCCGAACGCGCCGAGCCCCGCCCCGAGCGACAAGCCGATCAACTTGCGCCGCTTGATGGTTGACGATTCCAGCGCATCGGTGAGGTTGGCCACCACCGTCTTCCGCTGGATCTCGGGGGAGCGGCCGTCATGGCGCTCCTGGATCGAGATCTCCTGAGGGATGAACTTCTTCTGGTACAGCACGGCGCCGACGCCGATCGCCAGGATCGACAGCCCGAACGTCAACCCGTACAGCGGTGTGGCGAGGTCGTACCAGAGATGGTCGGGGTCGGCTCCGCTTCTGTACTCCCACGGCCAGAAGAGGAACACGACCAGCAGGGCCAGCCCCGAAAGGCCGCCCAGCATAAGCCAGTACGCCACGAGGCGTTCGGCGCGCTTCTCGGCTCTGGTGCCGGGGACGGGCCAGCGCTCGTCCTTGTAGACGATTTCGACACCGTCGAGCTTGCCGCCGAGTTTCAGCAGCTCCTCGCGCGACATCGCGGCGAGCTCGGCGTCGGTGGGCTGACCGGGCACGCCCTGCTGACCCGGGGTGTCGGTTCCCTTCACAGTGCCGCCGTCGCTACCGTCGCTCATGCTCGCGCTCCGATCCACAGGGCCGCGATGACCACGGCCACTATGCCGATAATCCAGATCGCCATGCCCTCGGACGTCGGTCCGAAGCCGCCGAGGCCATAGCCGCCGGGGTCAGGAGCGGTGGTGGCCATCCGGACGTAGGCGACGATGTCCTTCTTCTCTTCCGGCGTCAGCTGCCGGTCGGAGAACTTGGGCATGTTCTGCGGGCCGGTCAGCATCGCGGTATAGATCTGCGCCGGGTTGGCCCCGGACAGGTCGGGTGCGTACTTGCCGGACGACAGCGCGCCACCCTTGCCGGTGAAGTTGTGGCATGACGAGCAGTTGAGGCGGAACAGATCGCCGCCGCGGGCGACGTCGTTGCCCAGCAGCGATTCGTTGGCGACGGCGCCGTTCTCGTCGCGCGGGACGACCGGTCCGCCGCCGTTGGCCTGCACGTACGCGCCCAGCGCGTCGATCTGGGCCTCA
The nucleotide sequence above comes from Mycolicibacterium moriokaense. Encoded proteins:
- the qcrC gene encoding cytochrome bc1 complex diheme cytochrome c subunit, with the translated sequence MTEKATETGKATVKRRRLRRRLSAAMLLLLGLGLAGGLAATLTPTPQVAVADESQSALLRTGKQLFDTSCVSCHGANLQGVADRGPSLIGVGEAAVYFQVSTGRMPAMRGEAQAPSKPPQFDEAQIDALGAYVQANGGGPVVPRDENGAVANESLLGNDVARGGDLFRLNCSSCHNFTGKGGALSSGKYAPDLSGANPAQIYTAMLTGPQNMPKFSDRQLTPEEKKDIVAYVRMATTAPDPGGYGLGGFGPTSEGMAIWIIGIVAVVIAALWIGARA
- the asnB gene encoding asparagine synthase (glutamine-hydrolyzing), which gives rise to MCGLLALVTDPSAENSTDLVAAVSGASHLMRHRGPDEPGAWADDTVRPTTVLGFNRLSIIDIAHSHQPLRWGPPESPDRYALVFNGEVYNYLELREQLRVDHGAEFATDGDGEAIVAAYHYWGTEALTRLRGMFAFALWDTVEGELFCARDPFGIKPLYMATGPGGTVFGSEKKCLLDLAGIVGIDLGIDERAVQHYTVLQYVPEPETLHRGVRRLESGSYARVRPGKPPEVTRYFTPRFAAVPFPARSDADGERARYDEITAVLEDSVAKHMRADVTVGAFLSGGIDSTAIAALAMRHNPRLITFTTGFEREGYSEVDVAVASAEAIGARHVTKVVSQAEFVDALPEIVWYLDEPVADPALVPLFFIAREARKHVKVVLSGEGADELFGGYTIYREPLSLRPFDYLPRPVRRSLGRASRPLPEGMRGKSLLHRGSLTLEERYYGNARSFSDEQLRAVLPGFRAEWTHTDVTAPVYAASQGWDPVARMQHIDLFTWLRGDILVKADKMTMANSLELRVPFLDPEVFAVASRLPLDQKITRTTTKFALRRALEPIVPAHVLNRPKLGFPVPIRHWLQAGELQDWAYRTVADSQADELIDLPAVTRMLDEHRSGVSDHSRRLWTVLIFMLWHAIFVERSVTPRISEPTYPVQL
- a CDS encoding cytochrome c oxidase subunit 4, translated to MHIEARLFEFLTAFFILSAVVYAVLTQMFQYGGVEWAGTTALVLTAGLTLITGTFFRFVARRLDTRPEDYEDAEISDGAGELGFFSPHSWWPIFIALSASVTAVGTALWLPWLIVAGVCFVLTTVGGLVFEYYTGPEKH
- the qcrA gene encoding cytochrome bc1 complex Rieske iron-sulfur subunit, encoding MSDGSDGGTVKGTDTPGQQGVPGQPTDAELAAMSREELLKLGGKLDGVEIVYKDERWPVPGTRAEKRAERLVAYWLMLGGLSGLALLVVFLFWPWEYRSGADPDHLWYDLATPLYGLTFGLSILAIGVGAVLYQKKFIPQEISIQERHDGRSPEIQRKTVVANLTDALESSTIKRRKLIGLSLGAGLGAFGLGTLVAFAGGFIKNPWKPVVQTADGKKAVLWTSGWTPRYPGETIYLARATGNGTYTKMRPEDIDAGGMETVFPWRESDGDGTTVESHHRLSEITMGVRNPVMLIRIRPTDMHRVVKRKNQESFNFGDLFAYTKVCSHLGCPSSLYEQQTYRILCPCHQSQFDALHFAKPIFGPAARALAQLPITIDKDGYLVANGDFIQPVGPAFWEQTN
- the ctaC gene encoding aa3-type cytochrome oxidase subunit II, whose amino-acid sequence is MTVLLSGCDWSEVLGLGWPRGITPEAHLNRELWIGSVIASLVVGAIVWGLIFWTSAFHRHKKGDTELPRQFGYNMPLELVLTVVPFLIISVLFYFTVVVQEKMLHKEPNPEVTIDVTAFQWNWKFGYQSVNYADGTFSYEGADPERKEAVASGPEGVEGEHGGEFGAIAGKNPEDRSYLNFDKVETLGTSTEIPVLVVPSGKRIEFQIASADVIHGFWVPEFLFKRDVLPNPEPNNSDNVFQITEINQNGAFVGRCTEMCGTYHSMMNFELRVVSPNDFKAYLEQRMDGKTNAEALQAINQPPLAITTKPFDTRRGEQAPQVTQASK
- a CDS encoding MmpS family transport accessory protein translates to MSGPNPPGPEGADLPGQEPGGSPGGLESSEPSTFSQAYSAPESEHFTSGPYVPADASLYDYDNYDRDNYVQPEPPRWPWVVGVVAIIAAIALVVSVSVLVTRTDTSNLAKPDTTTSTPPPPPVQDEITTTTPPPPPPPPTTEEPPPPPPETVTVTEEPEPPPPPSPTEAPPPPPETPPPPPPTTTRAGPRQVTYSVTGTKAPGDIITVTYIDASGRSRTQRNVYIPWSLTVTPISQSEVGSVQASSLFLVSRLNCSITTSDGTVLSSNTNNSAQTAC
- a CDS encoding DUF2561 family protein, whose amino-acid sequence is MPYGTDTLGGLSVRPGLDPGELDRTDRILLGACAAIWLAALGAMAAAIVALVDLGTAHQESSGEAGTPWLLYIVIAVSAAVIIGAVPLLIRARREAMADAESPARPVPRQAPGRWQESGHGDQLPTEKLRISDTTSGRIHSGPGYAAAVTHSTSLPAPLVAAIDQVWLRCAVLIACAIGIAMVAIGVATYLLAVESDTAAWVFFVLTGLVTVAMPAIPWFYLRELRTLLEGEESL
- the qcrB gene encoding cytochrome bc1 complex cytochrome b subunit gives rise to the protein MSPKLPKPPSPAEIAAAQGDAIDSRYHPSAAVRRQLNKVFPTHWSFLLGEIALYSFIVLLITGVYLSLFFDPSMAEIVYDGVYQPLRGIEMSKAYASTLDISFEVRGGLFVRQVHHWAALLFAASIMVHLARIFFTGAFRRPREANWVIGSLLLILAMFEGYFGYSLPDDLLSGIGLRAAMSSITLGMPVIGTWLHWALFGGDFPCGGVGYQCAQDGYWLPRMYSLHILLIPGIILALIGIHLALVWFQKHTQFPGPGRTETNVVGVRVMPVFAVKSGAFFAMTTGILGLMGGLLQINPIWQLGPYKPSHVSAGSQPDFYMMWTEGLARIFPAWELYFLGHTVPAPVWVALIMGLVFMLLPLWPWLEKKFTGDDAHHNLLQRPRDAPVRTAIGAMAIAFYLVLTLSAMNDVIALKFHISLNATTWIGRIGMVVLPAIVYYIAYRWAVGLQRSDRAVLEHGIETGIIKRLPHGAYIELHQPLGPVDEHGHPIPLEYQGAPVPKRMNKLGSAGAPGSGSFLSADPMSEHEALAEAAHSAERKALTALREHQDRTVSTNGETNGHH